Proteins from a single region of Salvelinus sp. IW2-2015 linkage group LG4p, ASM291031v2, whole genome shotgun sequence:
- the LOC111959920 gene encoding L-amino-acid oxidase isoform X2: MVSISPVGVSITRKGKARTLGLGVKMIPYVALCKYFPVAIVVVIVFSVNGYIEDPLFDCLQDSDYAELLEIVNRGLPFTKTPHHIAIIGGGIAGLTAAKFLEDAGHKVTLIEASGRIGGRVETYRNRREGWYAELGAMRIPSFHKILLSFALKMGLGLNPFIQDDINTYYHVNGLLQKTYTVKENPDVLNYPLTDKERGKSAGQLFDLALWKIRDDIKTAGCKAMLRKYDSYSVKEYLVKEGNLSRGALRMIGDILNENSLFYASLTEMLYIQSDINDNTVYYEITDGFDHLPRAFYQALNSTILLNSKVRLISQTSSNVTISYQDWRNPSSLTNLTVDYALVTATAKATLFMDFQPPLSPQKMEALRSVHYASSTKVVLSFSERFWEKEGIKGGKSITDLPSRFIYYPSHSFPGTAGGALLASYTCSDDSTLFQGVSEDELKALVLDDLVKIHGEVIRPLCTGGLVKKWGLDPFSLGAFAIYTPYQQTDYASDLFRNESRVHFAGEHTALPHAWIETAMKSALRAARNISNLA, translated from the exons ATG GTTTCTATTTCTCCGGTGGGCGTCAGCATCACTAGAAAAGGGAAGGCAAGGACTCTGGGCTTAGGAGTCAAGATGATACCCTATGTGGCGTTGTGCAAATATT TTCCTGTCGCTATAGTTGTGGTCATAGTTTTCAGTGTCAATGGATACATTGAAGATCCTCTTTTTGACTGCCTGCAAGATTCAGACTATGCCGAACTCCTTGAAATTGTGAACAGAGGTCTTCCCTTCACAAAGACACCTCATCATATTGCCATCATCGGTGGTGGTATTGCTGGACTGACTGCAGCAAAGTTTCTGGAGGACGCAGGGCACAAG gtgactttaatAGAGGCAAGTGGTCGAATTGGAGGACGGGTTGAGACCTACAGAAATAGAAGAGAGGGATGGTATGCAGAACTGGGTGCTATGAGGATCCCTAGCTTTCACAA AATTCTTTTATCATTTGCATTAAAAATGGGCCTTGGACTGAATCCATTTATCCAGGATGACATCAACACATATTACCATGTGAACGGGTTGCTGCAGAAAACATATACGGTTAAAGAGAACCCAGACGTGCTGAACTATCCCTTGACTGACAAGGAAAGGGGAAAATCGGCTGGTCAGCTCTTCGACTTGGCCCTGTGGAAG ATAAGGGATGATATCAAGACAGCTGGCTGCAAGGCCATGTTGAGAAAATATGACTCGTACTCAGTCAAG GAGTATCTAGTGAAGGAGGGGAACCTGAGTCGTGGTGCCCTGCGCATGATTGGAGATATCCTGAATGAGAACAGCCTCTTCTACGCATCACTTACTGAGATGCTGTATATTCAGTCAGATATTAACGACAACACTGT CTATTACGAGATCACTGATGGGTTTGACCATTTACCAAGGGCATTTTACCAGGCCCTCAACAGCACCATCCTTCTCAACTCCAAGGTCCGACTCATCAGTCAAACCAGCAGCAACGTGACCATATCCTACCAGGACTGGCGCAATCCATCCTCCCTGACCAACCTTACAGTAGACTATGCCCTGGTKACAGCTACAGCGAAGGCCACCCTCTTCATGGACTTCCAACCCCCGCTGTCACCCCAGAAGATGGAGGCCCTGCGGTCCGTGCACTACGCCAGCTCCACCAAGGTGGTCCTCAGCTTCAGYGAGAGATTCTGGGAAAAGGAGGGCATCAAAGGGGGGAAGAGCATCACGGATCTCCCCTCTCGTTTCATCTACTACCCTAGCCACAGCTTCCCAGGCACGGCTGGGGGGGCTCTCCTKGCRTCCTACACCTGTTCCGATGACTCCACTCTGTTCCAGGGGGTGAGCGAGGATGAGCTGAAGGCTTTGGTGCTGGATGACCTAGTAAAGATCCATGGGGAGGTTATACGTCCTCTCTGCACTGGAGGGTTAGTGAAGAAGTGGGGGCTGGATCCCTTCAGCCTGGGGGCTTTTGCCATTTACACACCTTACCAGCAGACGGACTACGCCTCGGACCTGTTCAGGAATGAGAGCAGAGTCCACTTTGCTGGGGAGCACACTGCCCTACCTCACGCTTGGATCGAGACTGCCATGAAATCTGCACTAAGGGCAGCCAGGAACATCAGTAACCTGGCATGA
- the LOC111959920 gene encoding L-amino-acid oxidase isoform X1, with the protein MHIAFEKLPLMKVSISPVGVSITRKGKARTLGLGVKMIPYVALCKYFPVAIVVVIVFSVNGYIEDPLFDCLQDSDYAELLEIVNRGLPFTKTPHHIAIIGGGIAGLTAAKFLEDAGHKVTLIEASGRIGGRVETYRNRREGWYAELGAMRIPSFHKILLSFALKMGLGLNPFIQDDINTYYHVNGLLQKTYTVKENPDVLNYPLTDKERGKSAGQLFDLALWKIRDDIKTAGCKAMLRKYDSYSVKEYLVKEGNLSRGALRMIGDILNENSLFYASLTEMLYIQSDINDNTVYYEITDGFDHLPRAFYQALNSTILLNSKVRLISQTSSNVTISYQDWRNPSSLTNLTVDYALVTATAKATLFMDFQPPLSPQKMEALRSVHYASSTKVVLSFSERFWEKEGIKGGKSITDLPSRFIYYPSHSFPGTAGGALLASYTCSDDSTLFQGVSEDELKALVLDDLVKIHGEVIRPLCTGGLVKKWGLDPFSLGAFAIYTPYQQTDYASDLFRNESRVHFAGEHTALPHAWIETAMKSALRAARNISNLA; encoded by the exons ATGCATATTGCTTTTGAGAAGTTACCATTGATGAAG GTTTCTATTTCTCCGGTGGGCGTCAGCATCACTAGAAAAGGGAAGGCAAGGACTCTGGGCTTAGGAGTCAAGATGATACCCTATGTGGCGTTGTGCAAATATT TTCCTGTCGCTATAGTTGTGGTCATAGTTTTCAGTGTCAATGGATACATTGAAGATCCTCTTTTTGACTGCCTGCAAGATTCAGACTATGCCGAACTCCTTGAAATTGTGAACAGAGGTCTTCCCTTCACAAAGACACCTCATCATATTGCCATCATCGGTGGTGGTATTGCTGGACTGACTGCAGCAAAGTTTCTGGAGGACGCAGGGCACAAG gtgactttaatAGAGGCAAGTGGTCGAATTGGAGGACGGGTTGAGACCTACAGAAATAGAAGAGAGGGATGGTATGCAGAACTGGGTGCTATGAGGATCCCTAGCTTTCACAA AATTCTTTTATCATTTGCATTAAAAATGGGCCTTGGACTGAATCCATTTATCCAGGATGACATCAACACATATTACCATGTGAACGGGTTGCTGCAGAAAACATATACGGTTAAAGAGAACCCAGACGTGCTGAACTATCCCTTGACTGACAAGGAAAGGGGAAAATCGGCTGGTCAGCTCTTCGACTTGGCCCTGTGGAAG ATAAGGGATGATATCAAGACAGCTGGCTGCAAGGCCATGTTGAGAAAATATGACTCGTACTCAGTCAAG GAGTATCTAGTGAAGGAGGGGAACCTGAGTCGTGGTGCCCTGCGCATGATTGGAGATATCCTGAATGAGAACAGCCTCTTCTACGCATCACTTACTGAGATGCTGTATATTCAGTCAGATATTAACGACAACACTGT CTATTACGAGATCACTGATGGGTTTGACCATTTACCAAGGGCATTTTACCAGGCCCTCAACAGCACCATCCTTCTCAACTCCAAGGTCCGACTCATCAGTCAAACCAGCAGCAACGTGACCATATCCTACCAGGACTGGCGCAATCCATCCTCCCTGACCAACCTTACAGTAGACTATGCCCTGGTKACAGCTACAGCGAAGGCCACCCTCTTCATGGACTTCCAACCCCCGCTGTCACCCCAGAAGATGGAGGCCCTGCGGTCCGTGCACTACGCCAGCTCCACCAAGGTGGTCCTCAGCTTCAGYGAGAGATTCTGGGAAAAGGAGGGCATCAAAGGGGGGAAGAGCATCACGGATCTCCCCTCTCGTTTCATCTACTACCCTAGCCACAGCTTCCCAGGCACGGCTGGGGGGGCTCTCCTKGCRTCCTACACCTGTTCCGATGACTCCACTCTGTTCCAGGGGGTGAGCGAGGATGAGCTGAAGGCTTTGGTGCTGGATGACCTAGTAAAGATCCATGGGGAGGTTATACGTCCTCTCTGCACTGGAGGGTTAGTGAAGAAGTGGGGGCTGGATCCCTTCAGCCTGGGGGCTTTTGCCATTTACACACCTTACCAGCAGACGGACTACGCCTCGGACCTGTTCAGGAATGAGAGCAGAGTCCACTTTGCTGGGGAGCACACTGCCCTACCTCACGCTTGGATCGAGACTGCCATGAAATCTGCACTAAGGGCAGCCAGGAACATCAGTAACCTGGCATGA
- the LOC111960059 gene encoding mitochondrial import inner membrane translocase subunit Tim8 A-like — protein MDGFDLNSSEKADASELQRMIAIEQQKAQFQAQVHNFTDVCWDKCMEGSPSSKLDSRTETCLVNCVDRFIDTTLSITNRFTQMVQKGAH, from the exons ATGGACGGCTTTGATTTAAATTCGTCAGAAAAGGCTGATGCTTCAGAACTCCAAAGGATGATCGCAATTGAACAACAGAAAGCRCAGTTTCAGGCCCAG GTGCATAACTTCACAGATGTCTGCTGGGACAAGTGCATGGAGGGGAGCCCGAGTTCAAAACTGGATTCACGGACAGAGACTTGCCTCGTGAACTGTGTTGACCGCTTCATTGACACTACCTTGTCYATAACCAACCGGTTCACGCAGATGGTRCAGAAGGGTGCCCATTGA
- the LOC111960034 gene encoding succinate dehydrogenase [ubiquinone] cytochrome b small subunit B, mitochondrial isoform X1 yields MAAIVRISSVCHRGVKRRCXFQFYRSSLLARHLVTQQKDQDRSYLLTARIHGSSSLRAGSVSKAASLHWTGERVVSVLLLAMGPAAYYFPGPAIDYSLAAALTLHGHWGLGQVLTDYVHGEPKIKMANAGLFLLSTVTFAGLCYFNYNDVGICKAVALLWSK; encoded by the exons ATGGCGGCCATCGTCAGGATAAGTTCGGTCTGCCACAGAGGTGTCAAACGTAGGTGTYTTT TTCAGTTTTATCGCAGCTCTCTGCTCGCACGACACTTGGTCACACAGCAAAAGGACCAAGACCGGTCCTACCTGTTGACGGCTAGGATTcatggatcctcatctctccgtG CCGGCTCTGTGTCCAAAGCTGCCTCCCTGCATTGGACAGGAGAGCGTGTGGTGAGCGTACTGCTGCTGGCCATGGGGCCTGCTGCCTACTACTTCCCCGGACCTGCTATTGACTACTCACTGGCTGCTGCTCTCACCCTGCATGGCCACTG GGGGCTTGGACAAGTCTTAACGGACTATGTTCATGGAGAACCGAARATCAAGATGGCCAACGCAGGCCTCTTCCTGTTGTCGACTGTCACCTTTGCCGGTCTCTGCTACTTCAACTACAACGATGTAGGCATTTGCAAAGCGGTGGCCCTATTATGGAGCAAATGA
- the LOC111960034 gene encoding succinate dehydrogenase [ubiquinone] cytochrome b small subunit B, mitochondrial isoform X2, which produces MAAIVRISSVCHRGVKLQFYRSSLLARHLVTQQKDQDRSYLLTARIHGSSSLRAGSVSKAASLHWTGERVVSVLLLAMGPAAYYFPGPAIDYSLAAALTLHGHWGLGQVLTDYVHGEPKIKMANAGLFLLSTVTFAGLCYFNYNDVGICKAVALLWSK; this is translated from the exons ATGGCGGCCATCGTCAGGATAAGTTCGGTCTGCCACAGAGGTGTCAAAC TTCAGTTTTATCGCAGCTCTCTGCTCGCACGACACTTGGTCACACAGCAAAAGGACCAAGACCGGTCCTACCTGTTGACGGCTAGGATTcatggatcctcatctctccgtG CCGGCTCTGTGTCCAAAGCTGCCTCCCTGCATTGGACAGGAGAGCGTGTGGTGAGCGTACTGCTGCTGGCCATGGGGCCTGCTGCCTACTACTTCCCCGGACCTGCTATTGACTACTCACTGGCTGCTGCTCTCACCCTGCATGGCCACTG GGGGCTTGGACAAGTCTTAACGGACTATGTTCATGGAGAACCGAARATCAAGATGGCCAACGCAGGCCTCTTCCTGTTGTCGACTGTCACCTTTGCCGGTCTCTGCTACTTCAACTACAACGATGTAGGCATTTGCAAAGCGGTGGCCCTATTATGGAGCAAATGA